Sequence from the Mustela erminea isolate mMusErm1 chromosome 8, mMusErm1.Pri, whole genome shotgun sequence genome:
GCAACTTCTGATATTCTAAATCAAAGATTAgcaaattttctatatttttttaagattttatttatttatttgacagagagagagagaaagagatatcaactaggcagagaggcagacagagagagaggagggagcaggctccccgctgagcagagagcctggttggtgcagggcttgatcccaggattctgggatcatgacctgagctgaaggcagaggctttaacccactgagccacccaggcacccctagcaaattttcttaaatggcaagataataagtattttttaggCTTGTAGGCCTTTTATTCTCTGTCACAACCAATCTATACTGCTGCTGTAGCACAAAGCAGTCAGAAAACACCTAAGATGGGAATGGTTGAGATCCATGAAGACTATTTGCTGAAACAGGTGGCCAGCCTGAGGGCAGTAGTTTGCTAACCTCTAGTCCAAAAGGGAAGCCTtattactcttctttttaaagagaatttggtTGATCAACAATATTCTAGTCTTAGTCTTAGTAGTACATACTGTCAGTTAATACATGGAACAAAATATCAGTCACTCAATTGCCCATGTGATTTGTGTGAACCAGTCAACTCAGTGTGAATGGACAGAAGATAGTGTTATGGATTTTGATCTCAAGATGTCTCCTAACAGGCCCAAGGTGGGCAGCCAGACTATCCCTCTGTCGATCTTTCTAGCTATAACTAAACAGACATTGTAAGAATGAGctctaaaaaacccaaaacccaccATTTACTAgcacttaaaaaaacagaagcagagtttagaataaaaattgaaGGAGTGCCAGTCAGTACCAAAACATCTTGACAATCAGTAAAAGCCTCttaagagaggggtgcctgggtggctcagtgggttaagcctctggcttcggctcaggtcatgatcccagagtcctgggatcgagccccacgtcggggggggtctctgctcagcggggagcctgcctcctccctctctgcctacttgtggtctcagtctgtcaaacaaataaataaaatctttaaaaaaaattaaaaaaacgcCTCTTaagagaaatgacaaaaaaaaaacaaaaaacctagtgCCATTCAGTTGGAAAGGAAAGTATCAGTTATATGTCAAAACAAATTCTGGCCCAAAAGGGGCTTTAATATTAAAGTCTAGAAATCTAGAGGCGTgagggtggcttagtgggttaaagcctctgccttcggctcaggtcatgatctcagggtcctaggatcaagcccaacattgggctctctgctcagtggggagcctgctcccttctacctctgcctgcctctctgcctacttgtgatttttgtcaaataaataaataaaatcttaaaaacaaagtctagaaatttaaatgattaaattaaaaggCTGACTCAAAATGTGAAGgctttaggggtacctggctggctcagtaggtggagtctgcaattcttgatcttagagttatgagttcaagccccgtattAGGCATagagctcattttaaaaaaaaccaaagtgagGATGTTAGTATAATTGGCACATTAGTTGAGTAAAAGGTATAGATGGTAATTAAGAGGATATTGCAAGCTAACATCCAAACTgtagttaagaaagaaaatatttagatcaGCCATCTGCAGAAATGATACAAACCAAGAAATACTGGGCATCAGTTTTAGGAATACTATTGAGATGATTGAAGCAGActgaagaatacttttttttttttaaaagattttatttcacagagagggaatacaagcagggggagtgggagagggagaagcaggcttcctgctgagcagggagcccaatgtgggggctcgatcccaggactttgggatcatgacctgagctgaaggtagatgcttaaccactgagccacccaagtaccctgaAGAATATAGTTCTTGATGAGATCAATAGTATAGCTTGATAAATGAGGACTGATTAGGTGAGAGCCCTATGGTGGAAAGGTCAGGAGAGCAGCTTCCATTTACTCACTACAGAACATTTATCACATGCCAGAAGCTTTACACACATTGTTTGAGTCAATCCTCATGAGTCTTATGAGGGGAGGAGTCTTCAGGGATGAGAAAACTTGGAAGATGTTAACCTGTCTAGTAGGAGGTAGAGCTGTGATTCAAACACAGTCCAGGACTCTACAGCTGGTGCTCTTAACCATctaaatgcatttttcaaatggATCACCTGTAGAATTCTATCCTGCAATACTGTAAATGATAAGGTTTCAAAAATGTTCCATGGGCAAATGAGTTGGGAAATTGAGTGCTCAAACTGTACTGGaggacttctctgagcctttatTGTAAATCTAAAGACTagagaaaatagcaaaatggACTGGCTGGCTTTTCTAGGTCATCTCTATCTTGCCCTTACTCTAACTGCACAAAGTGAATAATTAATGGAAAAGACTACTTCCAGGATGTGGACAAGATATGGCAGGAATATGTAATCAGAGTGCTCAAAAATGCTGTTTATATATGAATGTTTATGTgtaacaaaaaattacaagtagaagagttttttaaaaaattgaacttaaataCATTAGATAATAGTTATAGTAAAAAATATGCTGTAATAATGGAAATGAAAGCTGTTTGGGCCCTCATGGTACCACCAACTCCTAGAAGATCTTAGCTATAAACAGGCAGGCAGATGATGTAATCTTTCTACATAATTAAAACTGGGTAAACACAATACGTGTGTTCCTTGAATAGTCGGCCAAGTATTTTTCCAGATCTATTATAGCTATTGTGCAAATGGATTGGCATGTATTGTTATGTCCTTAATGTGTACATCGTTAAGAGGTCGATAGGTCTTCTCATTTACTGGTAACTTCTCCAGTTCATCCAGAGTCTCCAGACCATCTATCACCCTGAAAGAGAAACAATATAAATGGATGAAAATTTCCTTAGACTGAAATACAATATCCAAATACCTATTACAGTTTCCTGAAAGGACCATGCTCATAGTTCTTTGAATTCCCTAGTTCAGTGgacaataaaaaatactgattttctgtcATGGATATGAGtcaaaattcagaaacaaaaattcatttttatgcctTTAGACAACAGCAATGGGTAGGAATACTACCATCAAAGTACTCGCACAGCACCGCTACAAATGGATCTAATACAAACCAGTCATAAGATTTTCTTTGGTATCGGAAAGCCCAGAGAAAGTAGGGAAGGATGACACCAAAATACTCACTTTCCAAATACTGTATATTTCATGTCCAAATGTGGCTGCTTGCCATAAGTGATGAAGAACTGAGATCCATTGGTGTTTGGGCCATTATTAGCCATAGATACAACACCTCTAACATTGTGCTGTAAAAATAGGTCAAA
This genomic interval carries:
- the PPIL3 gene encoding peptidyl-prolyl cis-trans isomerase-like 3, which codes for MSVTLHTDVGDIKIEVFCERTPKTCENFLALCASNYYNGCIFHRNIKGFMVQTGDPTGTGRGGNSIWGKKFEDEYSEYLKHNVRGVVSMANNGPNTNGSQFFITYGKQPHLDMKYTVFGKVIDGLETLDELEKLPVNEKTYRPLNDVHIKDITIHANPFAQ